A region of the Agrobacterium sp. RAC06 genome:
ATTGGTGGCGTCGAAGCGGCCGCCAAGACCGACCTCCAGCACGACGACGTCGGCAGGCTGTTCGGAAAAGAGAATGAATGTCACCGCCGTCAGGATCTCGAAGACGGTGATCGGTTTGCCGCCGTTTGCCTCGGCAACGCGGCGCAGAGCATCGGCAAACAGTTCATCGTCGACGATCTGACCGGGGCCACCCTTTACGCCGATGCGATAGCGCTCATGCCAGCGCACCAGATGCGGTGAGGTGTGGACGTGGACGGACAGGCCCTGGGCCTCCAGAAGCGCCCGGCAAAAGGCCGAGGCCGACCCCTTGCCGTTTGTGCCGGCCACATGAATGACCGGCGGCAGCTTCAGATGCGGGTTACCCAGAACCTCAAGGAGGCGGCGGATACGGTCGAGCGACAGATCGTAGCCCTTGGGGTGCAGCCCCATGAGTTTTTCGATCTCGGCATCGGCCTGGCTGACGATGGGGGCTGTCATCACTTTCGTTCCGCGACCGCGGCCTCACAGAAAACGCGGCTCAGGCCGAGGCCTTCTCGACCGGCTCTGCCACCTTCGCAGGGACCGCCGTGTCGTTGGCAGGGCGCTTGGTCATGATCTTCAGGACGCGCGCGAGCGTGTCAGGAATGTCGTGACGCTTGACGACCATGTCGACCATGCCGTGTTCCAGTAGGTATTCAGAGGTCTGGAAGCCTTCCGGCAACTTCTCGCGGATCGTCTGCTCGATAACGCGCTTGCCGGCAAAGCAGATCTCGGCACCTGGCTCTGCAATGTGGAGGTCGCCCAGCATGGCGTAAGAGGCCGTTACGCCGCCCGTAGTCGGGTTGGTGAGGACGACGATGTAGGGCTGGCCGGCTTCCTTCAGCATGTCGACGGCAACCGTGGTGCGCGGCAGCTGCATCAGCGAGAGGATACCCTCCTGCATGCGGGCGCCACCCGAAGCCGGGAACATGACCAGCGGGCACTTTTCCTTGATGGCGCGTTCGAAGGCCTTCACGATCGCTTCGCCAGCGGCAATGCCGAGCGAACCGCCCATGAAGTTGAACTCGTGGACGACGGCAACGAGCTTCAGGCCCTGCACCGTGCCGACGCCGGCAACGATCGTGTCTTCCTGATCCGTCTTCACGCGGCTGTCACGAAGACGGTCGGTGTATTTCTTGGAATCGCGGAACTTCAGCGGATCCTGCGCAACTTTCGGCTGCGGCAGGGCTTCGAAATGGCCACCGTCGAAGAGATCGATCAGGCGCGACTTTGCCGGCATCTTCATGTGATAGCCGGAAGCCGGGATCACCCACTTGTTCTCTTCCAAGTCCTTGTGGAAGACCATCTCGCCCGTTTCCGGGCACTTGATCCAGAGGTTTTCCGGAACTTCGCGGCGGCCCAGCATGGAATTGATGCGCGGGCGCACATAGTTGGTGATCCAGTTCACGCGGCTTACTCCTGATATTTAAAGCCCATATGGGGTGCTTATTCGGCAGCAGCAAGGCGTGCAGACCGCACGCCGGTTGCCAGTCCGCGCACCAGCGTGGCGACGGCCTGAACCGTATCCGCCGTCGCTTTGCCATCGGCTGTGAGATTTGTAGCAACCTGATTGACGATCGCGGTCCCAACCACGACGCCATCGGCATTGGCGCCGATCAGGCGGGCATGCTCGGCAGTCTTGACGCCGAAGCCGACGCAGATAGGCAGGTCCGTATGCGCCTTGATGCGCTGGACGGCACCGGCAACACGGGAGGGATCCGGCAGTGCCGAACCGGTGATGCCGTTCATCGAGACGTAATAGACGAAGCCCGAGGTGTTCTTGAGAACAGTGGGCAAACGCTTGTCGTCGGTTGTCGGGGTTGCCAGACGGATGAAGTTGATGTCACGGCTGCGGGCCGGGATGCAGAGTTCGTCATCCATTTCCGGCGGCAGATCGACAACGATCAGGCCATCGATGCCGGCAGCCAATGCGTCGTCAAGGAAACGCTCGACGCCATAGACGTAGATCGGGTTGTAGTAACCCATCATGACGATCGGCGTTTCATTGTCCGTCTTGCGGAATTCACGCGCCAGATCGAGCGTGCGAACGAGGGTTTGGCCGGCTTTGAGGGCCCGCTGGCCGGCAAGCTGGATCGCCGGGCCATCGGCCATGGGATCCGAGAAGGGCATGCCGAGCTCGATAACGTCGGCGCCGGCTTCCGGCAGAGCCTTCATGATCGCGAGCGACGTGTCGTAGTCCGGATCGCCACCCATGAAATAGGTGACGAGAGCCGGGCGGCCTTCTGCTTTCAGTGCAGCGAAACGTTGGTCCATACGCGCAGTCATGATCAGAGCCCCATACCGAGAATCTTGCCGACAGTGAAGATATCCTTGTCGCCGCGGCCGCAGAGGTTCATCACAATGATCTGGTCCTTGTCCATCTTCGGGGCGCGCTTGACGACTTCGGCGAGCGCATGGCTCGGCTCGAGCGCCGGGATGATGCCTTCGGTGCGCGTCAGCAGCTGGAAGGCGGCGAGCGCCTCGTCGTCCCTGATCGGAACGTATTCGACGCGGCCCATATCCTTCAGCCAGGAATGCTCCGGGCCAATACCCGGATAATCGAGGCCGGCGGAGATCGAGTGACCTTCCTTGATCTGGCCGTCGCCGTCCTGCAGCAGATAGGTGCGGTTGCCATGCAGGACGCCGGGCGTACCTGCGGTCAGCGAAGCGCAGTGCTCCTCGCCTTCGAGACCCTTGCCACCGGCTTCGACGCCAACGATGCGGACACTCTCGTCATCCAGGAAGGGATGGAAGAGGCCGATCGCGTTCGAACCACCACCGACGGCAGCAATCAGCATGTCCGGCAGGCGGCCTTCCGCAGCCAGCATCTGCTCGCGCGTTTCGCGGCCGATGACCGACTGGAAGTCGCGGACCATTTCCGGATAGGGATGAGGGCCGGCGGCTGTGCCGATCATATAATAGGTATCGTCGACATTGGTGACCCAGTCGCGCAACGCCTCGTTCATCGCGTCCTTGAGGGTGCCATGGCCAGAGGTAACCGGCTTCACCTCGGCACCGAGCAGCTTCATGCGGAAAACGTTCGGCGCCTGGCGCTCGACGTCGGTCGCGCCCATGTAGACGACGCAAGGGATGCCGAAGCGAGCGGCGACCGTGGCAGAGGCCACACCATGCTGGCCGGCGCCGGTTTCAGCGATGATACGGGTCTTGCCCATGCGCTTGGCGAGCAGGATCTGGCCGAGGCAGTTGTTGATCTTGTGCGAACCGGTGTGGTTCAGCTCATCGCGCTTGAAGTAGATCTTTGCGCCACCGAGTTCTTCGGTCAGACGCTCGGCGAAATAGAGCGGGCTTGGGCGACCGGTATAATGGGTGTTGAGATGCGCCAGTTCGGCCTGGAATTCCGGATCCGTTTTCGCCTTTTCCCATTCCGCCTGCAGGTCCAGGATCAGCGGCATCAGCGTCTCGGCGACGAAACGGCCACCGAAGATGCCGAAGCGGCCGTCTTCGTCTGGACCTTCACGGAAGGAATTGGGTTTCGGTGACTGGTTCACTTGACACTCCCTGAAACCGGCTGTGCACGACTTGCCTCGGCAACGGCCGCAAAAAACTCATCCATTATCTGCAGATCCTTGACGCCCGGCGCAGATTCCACGCCAGAGGATACGTCGAT
Encoded here:
- the trpA gene encoding tryptophan synthase subunit alpha, with the translated sequence MTARMDQRFAALKAEGRPALVTYFMGGDPDYDTSLAIMKALPEAGADVIELGMPFSDPMADGPAIQLAGQRALKAGQTLVRTLDLAREFRKTDNETPIVMMGYYNPIYVYGVERFLDDALAAGIDGLIVVDLPPEMDDELCIPARSRDINFIRLATPTTDDKRLPTVLKNTSGFVYYVSMNGITGSALPDPSRVAGAVQRIKAHTDLPICVGFGVKTAEHARLIGANADGVVVGTAIVNQVATNLTADGKATADTVQAVATLVRGLATGVRSARLAAAE
- the trpB gene encoding tryptophan synthase subunit beta; this translates as MNQSPKPNSFREGPDEDGRFGIFGGRFVAETLMPLILDLQAEWEKAKTDPEFQAELAHLNTHYTGRPSPLYFAERLTEELGGAKIYFKRDELNHTGSHKINNCLGQILLAKRMGKTRIIAETGAGQHGVASATVAARFGIPCVVYMGATDVERQAPNVFRMKLLGAEVKPVTSGHGTLKDAMNEALRDWVTNVDDTYYMIGTAAGPHPYPEMVRDFQSVIGRETREQMLAAEGRLPDMLIAAVGGGSNAIGLFHPFLDDESVRIVGVEAGGKGLEGEEHCASLTAGTPGVLHGNRTYLLQDGDGQIKEGHSISAGLDYPGIGPEHSWLKDMGRVEYVPIRDDEALAAFQLLTRTEGIIPALEPSHALAEVVKRAPKMDKDQIIVMNLCGRGDKDIFTVGKILGMGL
- the accD gene encoding acetyl-CoA carboxylase, carboxyltransferase subunit beta; its protein translation is MNWITNYVRPRINSMLGRREVPENLWIKCPETGEMVFHKDLEENKWVIPASGYHMKMPAKSRLIDLFDGGHFEALPQPKVAQDPLKFRDSKKYTDRLRDSRVKTDQEDTIVAGVGTVQGLKLVAVVHEFNFMGGSLGIAAGEAIVKAFERAIKEKCPLVMFPASGGARMQEGILSLMQLPRTTVAVDMLKEAGQPYIVVLTNPTTGGVTASYAMLGDLHIAEPGAEICFAGKRVIEQTIREKLPEGFQTSEYLLEHGMVDMVVKRHDIPDTLARVLKIMTKRPANDTAVPAKVAEPVEKASA